A region from the Achromobacter seleniivolatilans genome encodes:
- a CDS encoding MFS transporter gives MSIAIAASSGRQDLHTSSMRKRVIAGTTIGNALEFFDFTVFTFLMLVIGPLFFPAASGYGQLLLTTATFGVGFLMRPVGGMLIGSYADRHGRRAAMTLTLWLMGLGCALIAAAPTYAQMGVAGPVLMVLARLIQGFAAGGEVGASTTLLVEHAPADKRGFYSSWQFGSQSLGVMLGALTVAILTAALSKDQMQSWGWRVPFVIGILTVPVGAYIRRNLEETLEPAGQTVGAQAAPGQASASNHQPLRRVFAEHKAQVVKGILLVIGGMVCAQIIGFYMPAYANKELGLPATSTLFASVVLGAIGFVIAPFVGMLADHVGRKKVIFWSRAATVCVLLPCFQWLVAAPSTERLMAVIALLAVLLALQTAPVITMLPELFPKAVRTTGMSVVYGLGISVFGGFAQFFVTWLLHVTKNPMAPAWYLMVTVTLSTVVLFWIQDRTGQVIDKQEA, from the coding sequence ATGTCTATCGCCATTGCGGCATCGTCTGGCCGTCAGGATCTGCATACGTCATCAATGCGCAAGCGCGTGATCGCCGGTACCACCATCGGCAACGCGCTGGAGTTCTTCGACTTCACGGTCTTTACCTTTCTGATGCTTGTGATCGGACCGCTGTTTTTTCCGGCGGCTTCCGGCTATGGCCAGCTGCTGCTGACCACCGCGACCTTCGGCGTGGGCTTTCTGATGCGGCCGGTGGGCGGCATGCTGATCGGCTCTTATGCGGATCGTCACGGCCGCCGCGCGGCCATGACGCTGACGCTGTGGCTGATGGGGCTGGGCTGTGCGCTGATCGCGGCCGCGCCGACGTATGCGCAAATGGGTGTGGCAGGTCCGGTGCTGATGGTGTTGGCTCGCCTGATCCAAGGCTTTGCGGCAGGCGGCGAAGTCGGCGCGTCCACCACCTTGCTGGTGGAGCATGCACCGGCGGACAAACGCGGCTTTTATTCCAGCTGGCAGTTCGGCAGCCAATCGCTGGGCGTGATGCTGGGCGCGTTAACGGTCGCAATCCTGACCGCAGCACTAAGCAAGGATCAGATGCAGTCCTGGGGCTGGCGCGTCCCATTCGTGATTGGCATTCTGACCGTTCCCGTGGGCGCCTACATCCGGCGCAACCTGGAAGAAACGCTGGAACCTGCGGGCCAAACCGTTGGCGCGCAAGCAGCGCCGGGTCAAGCGAGCGCGTCCAATCATCAGCCCTTGCGCCGCGTGTTTGCGGAGCACAAGGCGCAGGTGGTCAAAGGCATTCTGCTGGTCATTGGCGGGATGGTGTGTGCGCAGATCATCGGCTTTTACATGCCGGCCTATGCCAACAAGGAGTTGGGGCTGCCCGCCACGTCTACCTTGTTTGCCAGCGTGGTCTTGGGTGCAATAGGCTTTGTGATTGCGCCATTCGTTGGCATGCTGGCCGATCACGTGGGCCGCAAAAAGGTGATCTTCTGGTCGCGCGCGGCAACGGTGTGCGTCTTGCTGCCTTGCTTTCAGTGGCTGGTCGCAGCGCCCAGCACTGAGCGGCTGATGGCGGTCATCGCCTTGCTGGCCGTGTTGCTGGCGTTGCAGACGGCGCCTGTCATCACCATGCTGCCCGAATTGTTTCCCAAGGCTGTGCGTACGACCGGGATGTCAGTTGTGTATGGTTTGGGAATCTCGGTGTTTGGCGGCTTTGCGCAGTTCTTCGTCACCTGGTTGTTGCACGTGACGAAAAACCCCATGGCCCCCGCCTGGTATTTGATGGTG